The Vibrio aphrogenes genomic interval CACCAAATGAATCGACATATTAATTCCTATTTACTCTATCGTTTTGCATAAAAAAGCCTCTGCCTGAGTCAGAACTCAAAGTAGAGGCTAGTGTAACAAATTTAATGTGCTGAATGACACTCTTGAACGCTGACAAGCTATGAGGGTGAGATAAGTTTGACTCGTTTAAGAACAAAATCCTCTCATTAAGGTCATTCCAAGAGCAGCATCATTTCAATAACATCATTATTCCAATAACAAAGAGAGCTAACGGGCAATACGATAACAAGGAGTGTATTCAGAACCCGGTAATTTCATGCGTTGTTGCTCAACAAAGTCATTGAGTAAGGTGTCCATTTTTTCCATCAAATTACGGTCGCCATCGATAATAAATGGGCCGTGTTTTTTGATTTCACGAATGCCTTCGGATTTAACGTTACCGGCCACAATGCCAGAGAAAGCTTTACGCAAGTTCGCGGCAAGTTTTTCTGGTGGTTGTTCTAAATGCAGATCTAATGCCGCCATTGACTGGTGCGTTGGTTCAAAAGGCGCTTGGAATTCAGCCGGAATGTGCAAAGACCAGTTGAAACTATAAGCATCGCCATGCGCTTTACGGTGCTCTTTTACTTTTGGCATGGCATCTTTTACGATGCGCGCTGCTTTAGCCGGATCACCGATAATAATTTGATAGTGTTTTTGCGCTGCAGGGCCAAGAGTATCGTGAATAAATTGATCCAAGGAGCGGAAGTAGGCTTCACTTTCTTTTGGCCCAGTTAAGACCAAAGGAAGAGGTTGGTCAGCATTATCTGGGTGCATTAAAATACCCAAAATATACAACAGCTCTTCGGCGGTGCCCGGGCCTCCAGGGAAGATAATAATGCCATGTCCCATACGCACAAACCCTTCAAGACGCTTTTCAATATCAGGCATGATGATCAGCTCGTTCACGATAGGATTAGGCGGCTCTGCGGCAATAATGGAAGGCTCAGTTAGGCCAATATAGCGTTGATTGGTATAACGCTGCTTTGCGTGACCGACAGCGGCACCTTTCATCGGGCCTTCCATTGCACCGGGGCCACAGCCAGTACAAATATTCATTTCACGCAGCCCTAATTCGTTACCTACTTCACGAGTGTATTGGTATTCAGTTGGGTTGATGGAGTGCCCCCCCCAGCAAACCACAAGGTTAGGTTCCATTCCGGTATGCAGCGCTTTCGCATTTCGTAAAATGCCAAACACTAAATTGGTGATCTGAGCCGAATCGGTTAAATGTAGGCGCTGGCTATCGGCAAGGTGAACATGCAAGAAGACGATATCGCGTAATACCGAAAACAAGTGCGCTTGAATCCCTTTGATCAAAGTGCCATCAACAAAGGCATGAGCGGGAGGATCAGTTAACTCAAGTTTGATGCCTCTTTCTCGCCTCATTACTTCAATTTCAAAGGATTGGTTCAGGCTTAATAATTGCTCAGAATCATCAGTATGACTGCCAGAATTTAATACAGCCAATGAACAGCTGCGATACAATTGATATAAGTCACTTGAAGCGGCTTTTTTGAGTTTATTGACTTCTAATTGAGAGAGTAAATCTAAACTGCCCATTGGGCTAATTTGTGTAATCATAGAATGCTCCTTTTCACCGATTAGTCGTTATGTTAGTTCGGTTAGGTGATTCCACATTACACAGGTTTGCGAAACTGCGCTACTGCTAGAGAGTAAAATTTCTCGCTAAGTTAACATGTTATACCAATCGTACTAATTATCTGCTCATGCTTGCTTGTTCTCACACCTTTTCATTAGGCAATTTCTGACCCTCTAATTAGTGTGATCGGTATTATTGCTTTTCTTTAACCCCGTTATCATTTCTTAAAATGGCTTTGGCTAACTCATCATGTTGGCCAGAGGTATGGATTTTGACTAAGCCTTGCTCGACAGCTTGTTCGAAAGTCTGGCGAATTTTATTACTTGCAAAGCTTGCCGCTGGAGCGTTTTCGATTGCCGACAAAGAAACCCAGCATTGCTCCTCATTAGGGTAACGGTCATGAATTTTTCTCGCCAGATAAATGGCCATAAATAAAATATCTATCAGATCTTTATCATTAATCGCAGTATAGGCTCGCGGCAAGAAGGGATACTCAGCCAGCCCCATTTTGAAATGTTTGTCCATATTGGCGCAGTGCTCAAAACCATCAATCCATGTTTGTATTTTATTGAAAAAATACTCAGCAACGTTTTCTTCATTCACTTGAGGCGCAATGTACAAAAACAGGCCATCAGAAAAATGATACAAACGAGCGGGTTTAGTGATTAAGGTTCTCATGTAATCGCCAAACTGTTTTTCTATATGTAAGCCAACTTGATAGCCTTGTTTTAAATAGATATTACGTAAAAAAGGTAAATCAAACATCACGAAATTTAACCGGTCACTCAGAGGTTCATTAATCAGCTCGCCTAAGCGCCATTGCTCAAACAACACATTACTTTTTTCTAATGATTTCGGTAGCTTAGTGTTTAGTAGCTTCAGGTTTTGTAATCCTGATCTTGGATGAGTGTATAAATCGATAGTTTGAGTTTCGAGTTCTTCACGAATTTTTTGATTGAGGTGGCCGCGATAAAGCGCGATCAACAATAAAATGAAGGCGATAAACAAAGTGATAATGGTGGCACGTTGGTACTTATTGTAGGCTTCATTGAGAATGAGTAGTTTTTCCTCTAACCCATTGTAATGAAGGGATTTTTCTATGATGTCTTTTTGTTGACGAAACACATCTTCATTGACCGCATTAAATTGCTCTTGTTGGTTTTGCCAAATGTGTAAGTACTGCTCTTTAGCATGCAGCGCTTGTTGGTATTGTTTCTTTTGTTCGTAGGCCGCTGATTGCAACTGATACGCTTGCATTTGCAATAGTTTGTTTTGCAAATTAATGGCGATACTTAAGGCCGCTTCGCTACTGGATAACGCTTGCTCGGCATTGTGTTTGGACAAAGAAAGGGCGGCTTTAAGTAGGAGGATTTCTGATTTTAAACGTTGATGTTTGGTATTAGCCGCCAGTTTTTCAGCCTGATCTAGGTAGATTTGAGCATGGGTAAAATCAAAGAGCTTTAAATAAGTGTTGGCAATATTGATATGTAATTGAATGATATAAAACTTATCGGAGCGGTTAGGTTCATTGTCTAATACATTCAAATAATTGACTAAAGCCAAGTTATATTTGCCTTGGTTATAATAAGTGTCCGCCATGAGTTTTACGGTGGCAGCTAAAGCGCTCGAGGTTGGGTAATTATCGTAAAAATCGGCGGCTTCCGTGGCGTGTTCAATGGCTTTATCAAACACATGACGAGAGTAAAATAGTTCCGATAACAACAGGTTGGTTCTTGCCAATTCAATGCTGTCACTTTCTTTGATAGCAAGCCAGTAGGTAGTCAGTAACTCTGTTAATGAATCATCGTACTCATCTTGATTTAAGTAATATTGACCTAGACGTAAATGGTAATCGATGGTTAAAGAGGTTGATGGCTCACTATTTAGAGACTGAAGAGCCTGTTGAAATGCCGCTTTGGTACGCACTTTATCGCCAGTGCTAGCATGGATTTCAGCTCGCAACATGTAAATTTGGTAAAGCGTTTCTTGCTGCCAACTTTTATTGGTCGCTTCTTTTTCGACTTGTTCGGCCAAATCATCAATCAAAGGTGTGATTTGATGAGGGTCTTTATGGGCACGCCATAACAGTTCGATATGGATAAACTTACTGCTTAAAAGCGGCTGTATAATATTATATTGCTGGGCCAAGATTTCAGCTTGTTGGATGGCAGAAAAAGCATCTTGCGGGGCATGCAGTTCAAAATAAGAACACGCCATAATTTGTAGCGCTTCTACCGACGAAGATGGCGTTCGGATGGTATTCTCACTGCCTTCTCTTGAGATGGTGTAGTCTTGGCTCTTAGTCGATACCAGTTTTCTTTTACTCATAAATTGCTGAGTGATACTGAGTGATTGCTCTGGGTTGATGGTCAGTAATTTATGCGCTTCGTTTAAGATAGGAGAAAGGTAGACCTTAGCTTGAATAGCTGAGCTGAACATCAGTATGAAAGCGATACAGAGCCAAAAGGTCTTTTTCATGGGAGTATTATCTCTATCTAAAGCGGGAAAGTTATTATTCTAACATGAGTGAAGTCAGCTGCGCAGTCACAGCTCACTTCATTTCAGCTCAGCTCATTGGTCGGTGAGTTATTGACGCGCCATTCGAGCCATTTGTTGTGGACGCAAAGCGTGATTAGAACGGAATGGGTTAATATCTAACCCCCCACGTCGGGTATAACGAGCATAGACGCTGAGCTTGTCTGGTTGACAATATTTCATAATGTCACAGAAAATACGTTCCACACATTGTTCATGAAATTCGTTGTGCTCACGGAACGACACTAAGTAGCGCAACAAGGCTTCTTGGTCGATGGGTTTACCTGAATATTCAATTTCAACACTGCCCCAATCGGGTTGATTGGTGATCAAGCAATTTGATTTTAGTAAATGGCTGTGTAAGCACTCCGTTACCATACCGTCATGAGTGGCACCGTCAAGATAAGCGTCATTAAATTGATAACTATCTATCTCAATATCTTGGTGATCAATACATTGTCCTTGCATGGTCACAATCGGTTGTTGGGTGTAATCGTCAAGAGGGCGTAATACGACTTCGACGTTTTCTCCGGCGCATTGAGATAAATCACGAGCGATGGTTTCTTGAACTTGCTGCCAATGCTCAAAGCGGGTTTGATTAAAACTGTTGAGATACAATTTAAATGATTTGGATTCAATTAAGTTAGGGCTAGTGACGGGCAAAATCACATCGCCAATTGCAACTTGTGGTAGCCCTTTAGTGTTTAACCAAGATAATTCATACAAAGTCCAAATATCACCACCAGAAAACGGCAAGGACGCATTATCGGCAAGGCCAAGATCATTGCGGTTTAAACTGCGTGGAACCGGTTGAAGTAGAGTTGGATCATAATCGTGACGATATTCGGTGGCTTGACCTAATGTTAATCCTTGCAATTCTTTGGCATTAGCATATTTTGTCTGCGTTGAATGGGACATAGCGTAATCTCGTTAAAATACTTTCTAAAAAATGCGCAAATAGTACTGAATCCAATCGTTACTGTCATCATGGAGTCTTCAATGAATCACAATATCGCCCAAGCATTGGCTGTTTTAACTTCTGAATTTGTCGATAAGTGGCAGCAGGCTTATCACAGTTTGCCACTGGCTAATGAAATGGAAGGATTACCATCCCCTTGTGTGCAACCTACTTCGGATCAGCATAACATCGAATGGCTGCCTCAAGAACGCGATGACGTGGCAGATTTTAGCGCATTAGAGCGTGGGATCGAATTATTGATCCATCCCGATATTAAAGCCTTTTATGGCTCTCAATACAGTGCCGATCTTACGGCATCTTGGCAAGGCAAACCATTTACCTTGTTACAAGTATGGAGTGATGAGGATTTTATTCGCTTACAAGAAAATATTTTAGGTCATTTAGTGACGCAGCGTCGTCTTAAATTAAAACCCACTGTTTTTATTGGTACTACGGATGCTGAACTTGATGTGATTTCGATCTGCAATATCAGTGGTGAGGTGATTTTGGAGCGTTTAGGAACCAATAAACGTGACGTGTTATGTTCGAATGTTGAACAATTTTTATTACAGTGCCAAGCCGAAGTGTAGTTGGAGTTTTACGTGTACGTTGTTGAGTTACGATTTGAGTGTTTTGATAATACCACCATTGCCGCCGTTGAAAAATCGATTAACGGATTGTTAGATGCTTTGCGTTATAACGGGCAAATTTTAGGTCGAGAGTTTCCGATTATTATTGGTGAAGGTGAGTTTCGTGCTCGATTAATTTGCCCAGAAGCCGATAGCTTGCATGCAGATTATCATTCCGATTATGTCAAAGTGTGTTTGCAGAGACTGACCGAAGCGAAAGTGCTTGCGCCCAAAGTGAAGGTCTTAGGGCAAGATCTCAACTCAGAGCAAACGGTCGCATTTGATGAGGCGGAAAAACCAAGCTGGCAAGTGCTTTATACCACTTATGTGCATTCTTGCTCTCCATTACGATGTGGCGATACCTTCCGGCCGATCCCGCTTTATCATAATCCACCCACCTTAAATGGCGATCATAAATCGATTGTGAAATGGCAAACAGAGTGGCAAGCCTGCGATGAAATTCAAATGGCAGGTGCTTGCCAAGCCGAACATGCCGCCCTGCGAGAAATCGCTCAAGTGGACAGTGACCTGTTTCGTCGTGGTTGGGACTTACGTGGACGCTTAGAGTTCATGACCAAGATCCCGACGTATTACTATTTGTATCGAGTAGGAGGGCAGAGTTTACAAGCTGAACAACAACGACCATGCCCACGCTGCGGTGGGGAATGGAAGTTGGCGGAACCCCTGCATGACATTTTTCATTTCAAATGTGATGAATGCCGAATTGTGTCGAATTTGTCGTGGGATTTTTTAAAATAGTGGCTAGTGGCTAGTGGCTAGTTATTAGGGACGAGTAACCTAGTTGCCTCTTCTGGCTAAAATTCGATCCAAATGATTTGCAAATTCACGTTTATCGGTTTGCGATAAAGGCGCTGGGCCACCACTTTGTAGGCCGCTAGAGCGCATAGTATCCATAAAATCACGGATGTTTAAACGTGCTTTTATGGTGTCTTTAGTATAAAGCTCGCCACGTGAGCTGAGCGCTTGGCCACCTTTGGTGATCACTTCATCGGCCAGTGGAATGTCTGAGGTGATCACCAGATCCCCGCTTTCCACACGGCGCACAATTTCATTATCAGCAATATCAAAACCACTTTCGACTTGCACACTATGAATATTATTACGTTTCGGCACCGGGACTAAGTGATTGGCAATGAAGGTGGTTGTGATGCCGGTGCGTTCAGCCGCGCGACAAATGGTTTCACGGATGGTCTTTGGACAGGCATCGGCATCAACCCAAATTTTCATATTATTTCCTTTCTAATTGTTCTAAACGTGCGGTTAAGGCTTGAACTTGCGCTTCGAGTTGAGCGATTCGTTCTTCGACAGAGTGTGCCGTTTGTGGGACGGCAACTTCGACCTTAGGCACGTTATTGGAGGTTTTCCATGATTTTAATGTGGTAATAATTGCTGGCATGGGAACCGGAATGGATAATCGGGCTTTGATCAGTGCGACAGTGGGTTCTTTACCTTCAGCACTGATTGAGGTTAAAACGCGGTGTAGCTCTTCGGTGACATTCTGAGTTTGCATGGGATCATCCTTTAAAAATCGTTATCCACTAGGCGATAAGGTGGCAGCATAAACTTCGCCGCTTTGAAACCGATCATGATCATTCGCCCTTGATAATAATCATCGCCGCGGGCTGAAAATTCAAATTGATAGAGTGAGTGAAAACACAGGCGTCCATCGGGTAAGCGAAATTGATAACGCAACAAGGAAACAGACAGTACTTGTAGATCTAATTGATCACAATGACGTTTAATGGCGTGATGTGCGATCTCCGATTGTCTGCGTTGTTGCCAAAACAGAAACGCGATCAAAACCACTAAAAGGATCATCAATAGGTCCGTTATCATTGTTACATGCTCTTTGTTGTCGGTTAACGTGCTTTGGTTTGTTGTTGCAAAGCATATAGCGCATTGGCCAGTTCTGGACTTGGAGTATGGCTTAATAGTGGTAAAAAAGTAAAACGCAGTTCGGGGATCATGACTAAATCGGCAAATAATTGATTGAACAAGGTTTGGTTGTTGGTTTGTGCCAAGCGTAATAAGAATTTACCGGCGCGAGCTTCGGTATTTAATTGGGCCCAACAACGACCAGCTATGGCGATTAATATTTCACTATGACTTAATTCAGCTTGCGCGAAAATGCTTTCTAATAATGGTTGTAAATAGTCCGAATGAGCCCCAGAAAGTGCGCGAACATAAGCTGAAATTAAAAAAAGATCCGGCTGTGATGCTTGGCATTCTTGCTGAGCTAGCTCAAATAAGCGTTGCGCCAGTTTATTGGGCAAGGAGACATGTTCTAAAGCACCGAGTAGCGCATACAAGGCCGGTTGAGTAGTGGTCGCTGTCAGGTGGGGGAGGGCTTTACGAATGAGTACGCCATTTTGTTCACTATCTAAGCGACTGACCATATCAGTGATGCCTTGTAGCCCGACGGTTTGCCAGTTATTCCAACCTAATTGGCCACTAAAGTAATGTTGAGCATGCTCATAATATTGGCTGGTTGGCAGTGACAGCTCGGCGCGAATCAGGCTATGAAATAGCGCCATTTTGTCGTCATTTGGCTTGAACGTGTAAGGATTATTGGCAAGGTGCTGTTGTTGCTCTTCGCTTAACTCTTGGCTTAGGTGTGCTCCCATGGCTTCAGTGACGTATTTTAAGAAATTGCCAATGTCGGTTTGATTGAGCAGCCCTCGTTCATCCAATGGGAATTTTAAGAACCAAATCCACGGCTGTTGACTATGATTCCAATAGGTGACGGCTAAATGCGCATAGCGTTGCAAAGGATAAGGGTAGGGCTTTTCACCCCGCTCAACCTGTTTGAATTCTTTATTATCAATCGATTGAATACGTCTTCCTAAGTCGAAAATTTTATATTGGCACTGACTTTGTTCGAGTAATTGGCTTAGGTTGCAAATTGCATTCATAGAATATTCCAAGTTCATTCAAGCAGGTAAAATTAAGTAGCAATGATAAATTAGATCGCCGTGATTGGATATCAAATGGTATCTTATGCGGCAAATATCAAGGGAGATATCATAAAATGAGTGATTACACTGCATTATTAGATGTGATTGAACAGCTTGAAGATCAATTGATTCAATTATCATTGTGGGAGTCGATACCCCCGAGTGAAGCGGCGCTACAAAGTACACAACCTTTTGCGGTTGATACGCTCGAACCGACACAGTGGTTGCAATGGATCTTTATTCCTAAAATGCGTGAATTGATCCAATCTGAATCGCAAGTGCCGATTGGTTTTGAGATCAGTCCTTATTTTGAAGAATCGATGGCGAGTCATCCTCACTTAGAGACGATCCTCTCCATTTTGCAACAACTAGATGAAACGGTACGATGAGCACAACAGAATTTAACCACACCAATGAGCCAATCCACAATATCGGTGAGCAGACCGACACTGGTAAACAGATAGACACAGGTAAACAGATAGAGCGCGGTGAACAGACAACCTCTGACAAGGCGCAGCTAGAAACGATAGCTCTAGAAAAAATAGCCCCAGAGCCGGTTGAATTAGAGATTATTTATCGTGACGATTATTTTGTTGCGGTGAATAAGCCTGCGGGTATGTTGGTGCACCGTTCATGGTTAGATCGACATGAAACACAATTTGTTATGCAAACCTTGCGCGATCAAATTGGTCAGCACGTTTTTCCCTTACATCGCTTAGACCGCCCTACGTCAGGGGTGCTGCTGTTTGCCTTATCCAGTGATATTGCCTCGAAAACCGCGCCAATGTTTGCAGAACATCAGTTTGTGAAAACCTATCATGCGATCGTTCGAGGTTGGATTGAAACGGGAGAGCGTTTAGATTATCCGTTGAAAAAAGAGCAAGATAAAATCGCGGATAAATTTGCCTCAAAAGAGGTGGAAGCCCAGTCTGCGATTACGGATTATCAACCGTTAGCGAAAGTGGAAGTCCCCCATTCTACAGGTCGTTTTCCAACAAGCCGTTTTTGTTTGGTTGAAATGCAGCCATTAACCGGGCGTAAACATCAACTACGTCGTCATATGGCGCACCTACGTCACCCCATCATTGGAGATACTTCACACGGTGATGGCAAGCAAAATCGTCTTTTTCGAGAAGTGTATCAGGCGCAACGTTTAATGTTGCATGCCAGTCAATTGGAATTTAATCACCCATTTACACAAGCGCCGGTAGTTATAAAGGCTGGGCTTGATGAGGTGTGGCTAAAGCTTGTTGAAGAGTTTGGTTGGAGTGGTTGTTTCGGCTAGCGAGTGCGTGTTGCTCGGAAGACACGGGGGCGAGTTACGGGTACGCTGCGCTCGGGAGCCGAACAGCGGTTTCGTAACTTGAATCTAGCCATTTCACTTTTCGTTTTTTAGCAAGAATGGCTTAAGCTTGTATGTGCTGTAATTTAAAGCCGTCATCCTGAAAAGCGACGTAGGAGCGCGGTTCAGGATCTCCGACAGCCATTGGAGTTTCAAAAGGTTGTAGGATATTTTGTATCTTCTTCGCTTAGGCCTATGTACGGAATAACGTCATTCGAGTTACGGGTACGCTGCGCTTGGGAGCCGAACAGCGGTTTCGTGACTTGAATCTAGCCATTTCACTTTTCGTTTTTTAGCAAGAATGGCTTAAGCTTGTATGTGTTGTAATTTAAAGCCGTCATCCTGAAAAGCGACGTAGGAGCGCGGTTCAGGATCTCCGACAGCCATTGGAGTTTCAAAAGGTTGTAGGATATTTTGTATCTTCTTCGCTTAGGCCTATGTACGGAATAACGTCATTCGAGTTACGGGTACGCTACGCTCGGGAGCCGAAAAGAACGCTTGACACCAGTAAAGCAGCACTCAAAAATTCTCGGCTCTCGGCTCTCGGCTCTCGGCTCTCGGCTCTCGGCTCTCGGCTCTCGGCTCTCGGCTCTCGGCTCTCGGCTCTCGGCTCTCGGCTCTCGGCTCTCGGCTCTCGGCTCTCGGCTCTCGGCTCTCGGCTCTCGGCTCTCGGCTCTCGGCTCTCGGCTCTCGGCTCTCGGCTCTCGGCTCTCGGCTCTCGGCTCTCGGCTCTCGGCTCTCGGCTCTCGGCTCTCGGCTCTTATTTCAGCTTTTCTAAATCCGCTTCAATTTCAGCAATCTTGCCAGCGACGACTCTTTCTAAATGGCGTAAATCGCTTAGGATTTTATGTTTAACATCAGCAGGGCTTAACTCTTTATGTTGAGTAATTTGATTTAGCTCTGTCATGACTTGAGTTAGGCTTGGGCTGATCTCGGTGGTTTCTTTGTACTGACCAGATTGATTATTGATGCGAATATTTTTACGTTGTCTTGGGTACTTAAACTTGAGGCTCTTGGCAAACAATTCCCCTTTTTGTTTATGAAAGTAAATTTTCAAAACATCAACTTGGGCTTCTTGGCGCAAGGTGTAACGTGAAATGAGGGAAGTATCGGGAATACCAAGCTGGGTTAAATTTGGATGCATAAATTATAAACCTCTCAATCGAAAAATGATCACAGCGAAACAGCAAACTGCCTCTCATCAAGTATAGCGACAGTTTTGTTGTCCATAACAAAAACACCCTTAATGTGGTGATAAGGCTTGAATGGCCTCGGCTAATTCCAGCTTTAAGCTTTCTTCAACTTCAGGTTCAAGGCGTCCGCCGCTGGGTGAGGTTAGAATGAATAAATCTTCAGCACGTTCGCCAATGGTAGTGATTTTAGCACCATGTAAATTCACTCCTTGGTTAGCAAATACTTGGCCGATAGTGGCCAGTAACCCAGGAGTATCCAGTGCGACCAGCTCCATGAGGCTGCGTTTTCCTGTCCGAGTCGGAATAAAATCAACGCGTGTTTTGACATGAAAATGCTTGAGTTTATTTGGAATGCGGCGTGAACGGGTATTGGCCGAAATGGTGTTATTTAACACATTAGTCAAATATTGTTGGATTTGTTCATGGCGCATGTCATCAATGGGTTCGCCATTTTGGTCCAGTACCATGAAGGTATCGAGTGCATAACCATCTTTACTAGTCATAATTTGCGCATCGTGAATACTCAGATTACGTCGGTCTAATTCGGCGGCCATGGTGGCAAATAAGCTGGCTTTATCTTTGGCGTAAATAAAGACTTCGGTTCCGCCTCGGGTGGCATTTTTACTGATTAACACTAAAGGTTGATCGATTGGATGGGTAAGTAGGTGCTCACTATGCCAAGCGATTTGTTTTGGGGTATGACGCAGAAAATAATCGGCTTTAAAGCGTTGCCATAATACTTCGATCTCACGAGGAGTGAAGTTCTCTTTGCGGAGCATTGCAGAAGCCATGTGTTGGTTGTGACGAATTTTGTCACGTAAATCGACCGGGTTTTCTAGGCCACGGCGTAAGGCTCGTTGCGTGGAATAAAAGAGCTCGGCTAATAAGGTTCGTTTCCAGCTATTCCATAATTCTGGGTTGGTGGCACAAATATCTGCAACCGTTAAGCAAACTAGATTCTCGAGGTACTCTTCATCGCGGACCTTTTTAGCAAACTCGGTAATGACATCGGGATCATAAATATCACGGCGTTGTGCTGTTACCGACATCAGCAGGTGATTTTGCACCAGCCAAGAAACCAGCTTGGCTTCCGGTTTGGATAAGTTGTGTTCGATGCAAAAATCATACGCTTCGACCGCTCCTATTTCAGAGTGATCGCCGCCTCGACCTTTACCAATATCATGGAAAATAGCAGCAAGTATCAATAAGTTCTTTTTTTGAATGCGAGGATAAACTTCGCAACAAATGGGGTGGCGCTCATGGTTATCAATATTACTGAAAATATGTATGTGTTCGAGCACTCGCATGCTGTGCTCATCGACGGTATAAACATGGAACAAATCAAATTGCATCTGTCCTACGATTTGACTCCATTGTGGCAAGTAAGCTGCTAATACTCCCAGTTTATGCATTAAACCAAAGGCTTTATGTAATGAGTTGGGGTGATTGACTAACGCCATAAATTTTTCACGTGCGGCTGGGATGGTATGCAAAAAGCGATTTAAGCGACGTCTTGCGGTACGTAATTGGCGTAACGTGGCAGGGCTGACGCCATCGATGGTCGAGTCATTGGCAATATGCAAAAACATATCTAAGATGGTTTCAGGGCGCGCTTGAAATAACGCAGGTTTTCTCGCTTCAATTAACGAGCCACGACGCTGAAAATCATCGGAAATGATTTTGGCTTCCTGTAATTGCCCTTTGTTGATAATGGCTTGATCAAACAGTTTGAGTAACATTTTATTGAGCTCAGCGACGCGACGTAGAGTGCGGTAAAACTCTTTCATCATCATTTCGATAGGGCGGTTACCTTCCCCAACGAACCCGAGATTTTCTGCCACTTTGGCTTGATAGTTGAAGGTCAGTCGATTGTCGTAGCGCTTGAG includes:
- a CDS encoding DUF3549 family protein: MNAICNLSQLLEQSQCQYKIFDLGRRIQSIDNKEFKQVERGEKPYPYPLQRYAHLAVTYWNHSQQPWIWFLKFPLDERGLLNQTDIGNFLKYVTEAMGAHLSQELSEEQQQHLANNPYTFKPNDDKMALFHSLIRAELSLPTSQYYEHAQHYFSGQLGWNNWQTVGLQGITDMVSRLDSEQNGVLIRKALPHLTATTTQPALYALLGALEHVSLPNKLAQRLFELAQQECQASQPDLFLISAYVRALSGAHSDYLQPLLESIFAQAELSHSEILIAIAGRCWAQLNTEARAGKFLLRLAQTNNQTLFNQLFADLVMIPELRFTFLPLLSHTPSPELANALYALQQQTKAR
- a CDS encoding YqcC family protein → MSDYTALLDVIEQLEDQLIQLSLWESIPPSEAALQSTQPFAVDTLEPTQWLQWIFIPKMRELIQSESQVPIGFEISPYFEESMASHPHLETILSILQQLDETVR
- the truC gene encoding tRNA pseudouridine(65) synthase TruC, whose product is MSTTEFNHTNEPIHNIGEQTDTGKQIDTGKQIERGEQTTSDKAQLETIALEKIAPEPVELEIIYRDDYFVAVNKPAGMLVHRSWLDRHETQFVMQTLRDQIGQHVFPLHRLDRPTSGVLLFALSSDIASKTAPMFAEHQFVKTYHAIVRGWIETGERLDYPLKKEQDKIADKFASKEVEAQSAITDYQPLAKVEVPHSTGRFPTSRFCLVEMQPLTGRKHQLRRHMAHLRHPIIGDTSHGDGKQNRLFREVYQAQRLMLHASQLEFNHPFTQAPVVIKAGLDEVWLKLVEEFGWSGCFG
- a CDS encoding DUF3461 family protein, which produces MHPNLTQLGIPDTSLISRYTLRQEAQVDVLKIYFHKQKGELFAKSLKFKYPRQRKNIRINNQSGQYKETTEISPSLTQVMTELNQITQHKELSPADVKHKILSDLRHLERVVAGKIAEIEADLEKLK
- the glnD gene encoding bifunctional uridylyltransferase/uridylyl-removing protein GlnD, producing MSFQSPVSLEDQPLSSMALKSQLELFSEYQKDAFLNQKQPVQDLVYERSAYMDTMLSRLWESFGFNQVASLSLIAVGGYGRSELHPLSDIDILILSQRKIPDDVNKKISEFITLLWDLHLEVGQSVRTLKECIQVGKDDLTVATNLQEARFLCGCETTYDELITRITDQKFWPSDVFYNAKLEEQRERHARYHDTTYNLEPDIKSSPGGLRDIHTLSWVARRHFGATSLREMSYAGFLTDAEYRELLECQNFLWRVRFALHIELKRYDNRLTFNYQAKVAENLGFVGEGNRPIEMMMKEFYRTLRRVAELNKMLLKLFDQAIINKGQLQEAKIISDDFQRRGSLIEARKPALFQARPETILDMFLHIANDSTIDGVSPATLRQLRTARRRLNRFLHTIPAAREKFMALVNHPNSLHKAFGLMHKLGVLAAYLPQWSQIVGQMQFDLFHVYTVDEHSMRVLEHIHIFSNIDNHERHPICCEVYPRIQKKNLLILAAIFHDIGKGRGGDHSEIGAVEAYDFCIEHNLSKPEAKLVSWLVQNHLLMSVTAQRRDIYDPDVITEFAKKVRDEEYLENLVCLTVADICATNPELWNSWKRTLLAELFYSTQRALRRGLENPVDLRDKIRHNQHMASAMLRKENFTPREIEVLWQRFKADYFLRHTPKQIAWHSEHLLTHPIDQPLVLISKNATRGGTEVFIYAKDKASLFATMAAELDRRNLSIHDAQIMTSKDGYALDTFMVLDQNGEPIDDMRHEQIQQYLTNVLNNTISANTRSRRIPNKLKHFHVKTRVDFIPTRTGKRSLMELVALDTPGLLATIGQVFANQGVNLHGAKITTIGERAEDLFILTSPSGGRLEPEVEESLKLELAEAIQALSPH